GAACTTCCGGCCCTGCTGGGCTTTTCCTGAACACGGCAAAGGGCGCTCTGCTGGCAGCAGCAGAGCGCCCTTTGCCGTTTCTTTTTGCCGCTGCGCCGCGGCTCTTTTATCTCACAGGTTCAGCAGCGGCTGGATCTGGCGGCCGCGCAGCGCGCATTCCAGCGTATCCCCGATCAGCTCAAAATCGCTCTGCAGGCTGCACGGCTTTTTCAGGTAATCGTCCTGTGCAAAGGGCACAAGGTAATAATTTTTGCGGTTCAGCAAAATGGCCAGGTTCTCAAAGCTCGCGGCCAGGCCGTCGTTGGTGCTCACCGCCAGGATCACGGGTTTTCCCGCCCGCAGCATGCTCTTTGCCCCCAGGGTTACCGGCGTGTCGCTGATGCCGTGGGCCAGCTTTGCCAGGGTGGCCCCTGTGCATGGCGCAATGATCATCGCCCCCGCCATGTTTTGGGGCCCCAGGGGCTCCGCGCCCTGCAGCGTTTCAATGGGCTGGCTGCCCGTGGCGGCGTACAGGCGCATTTTCCAGTCCGCCGCGCGGCCAAAGCGGGTGTCCAGCCCGGCCGCATTAAAGCTCATCAGCGGCAGGATCTTCGTCCCTCCCGCCGCCATGCGGCCGATGAGCGGCAGGACCTTTTCAAAGGTGCAGAAGCTGCCGCACAGCGCCCACACCACGGTTCTCTCTTCCATTAAAACACCTCTCCCCTCTCTTGCAGCATGGCCAGAACGGCCCGCGCCACAAACTCGCCCGCCGTCACCGGCGCGCACCGTGCGGGCAGGCTCAGCGCATGGATGGCGTTGACTCCCAGTTCCCGCGCCGCCTCAAAATCCGTGCCGCCGGGCAGGCTGGCCAGATCCACCACCAGGCTGCCGCCCGGCATGGCCGCCAGCTCCCGTTCCCCCAGCACCGGCGCCGGGATGGTGTTCACCACCACGTCGAACCCGGGCAGCACGGCCAGCAGCTCCCCCAGCGGCACGGCCGCAAGCCCATGGCTCATGGCCATTGCCTGCTGGCCGTGCTTGCGGGCCGCCACCGTCACCTGGGCGTCCAGCGCCGCCAAACGCCGCGCCACCGATTGGGCGCACCGGCCGTACCCCAGCACCAGCACCGGGCTGCGCCAGATGGTGCGCCTGCGGTTTTGCAGGATCAAGGCGATACATCCCTCTGCGGTGGGAATGGCGTTCAGCTGGGCCAGCTCCTCCCGCTCCAAATAGTCCTCCAGGCCGATGTGCGCCGCGTCCGCCGCGGCCTTTGCCTGGGCGCTCACTTTGCCGCCAAAGGCCAATGCCCCGGGCTTTGCCGCCCTCAAAAGGCGGGCAAACCCCGCCCTGTCTGCCGACATGGGCATGGGCAGCAGCACATAATCCGCCTTATAAACGTCCTCGGCGCCCAAGGCCTCAAAGCCCTGCGCGCGCAGATAGTCCGCCGCTGCAAGCTGGCGGGCGTCGTCGCCGATCACGGCGAACACTTTTTTTGTGTTCTCCCCCATTGCGGTCCCCCCTCGTATGCGGTCCCTTGCCATGTGCCTTTTCACCGCTGGGCCGCTGCGCGGTGCTTTGACCCCATGGTATGCGGTCCTTTTATGAAAAGTGAAAGGGGTTTTCCAAAAAAAGGGGGGTGCCCGTCCCCTTGGCAAAATGGATAGAAAGGCCCTTGTCTTTTTGCCGGAATGGTACAATTTATAAATCCGGCAGCAATTTTTGCATCATAAGTGTTTATTTCGAGTCAAAAAAAATATATAATGATAACCAGACGAACCGAATAAACGAAGGCTGCCTTTCCAGGCGGAGGGGCGGCCCTGTCGTGATTTTTGAGGTGAAGCGCATGGATTTCTTCGGCGGGTTCAACCCGAAACTGTTAGACGGCGTAAAGCGCCTGCATTTTATCGGCATCGGCGGCAGCGGCATGTATCCCCTGGTGCAGATTCTGCACTCCAAAGGCTACCAGATCACCGGCAGCGATGTGAACGAGGGCACCATCATCGACGCGGAGCGCGCCCTTGGCATCGCCGTGCACATGAGCCACCAGGCTGAAAACGTGCTGGGGGCCGACATGGTCATCTACTCTGCCGCCATTCACAGCGATAACCCTGAGCTGCAGGAGGCCGACGCCCGCGGCATCCCCACACTGGAGCGCAGCGTGCTTTTGGGCTACGTCAGCCGGCTGTATCCCCGCAGCGTGTGTGTGGCGGGCACCCACGGCAAGACCACCACCACCTCCATGATCACCAGCATGCTGGAGCTGGCCGGCCGCGATCCGGCCGCGGTGATCGGCGGCAAGCTGCCCCTCATCGGCGGCTACGGCAAGGCGGGCAAGGGCAACTGCATCGTAATCGAGGCCTGCGAATACGCCGAAACCTTTCTGAAGCTCACGCCGGACATTGCCGTGCTTCTGAACATCGACAACGACCACCTGGACTATTACGGCACCATGGGCCAGTTGAAATTCGCCTTTAAAAAGTTTGCGCTCATGGCCACCCACACCATCGTGGCCAATGCCGACGACGAGGGCGTCATCCAGATCATCAACAGCATCGACCGGAACGTGCGCACCTTCGGCATCCAAAAGGGCGCCGACTACCAGGCGGTGAACATCCGGGAATACAAGCCCGGCTTTTATGAGTTCGACGTGACCGAATGGGAAATGCCCTATGCCCACCTGCGCCTGGGCGCGCCGGGCTACCACAACATTTACAACGCCCTCGCCATGGTGAGCTGCTCGCGCCTCCTGGGCCTCACCCCCGGCGACGCCGAGGCTGCCGCCCAGGATTTCAAGGGCGCGGGCCGCCGGTTCGAGATCCTGGGCGAAATCAGCGGCGTCACCATTGCCGACGATTACGCCCACCACCCCACCGAGGTGGCCGCCACCCTGAGCACCGCCAAAAAGCTCGGCTTCAAGCGGGTCTGGGCGGTGCATCAGCCCTTCACCTACAGCCGCACCAAGGCCCTTTTGGATGAATTCGCCCTGGTCCTGCGCGCGGCCGACAAGGTTGTCCTCACCCCCATCATGGGCAGCCGCGAGGTGGACGACGGCAGCGTAAAGACCGCGGATCTGGCCGCCAAGGTGCCGGGCAGCGTTGAGGTGGCGGGCCTCAGGGAGGCGGCGGAATATATCAAGGCCCACGCCGAACCCGGCGATTTTGTGATTACCCTCGGCTGCGGCGACGTTTACAAGGCCGCCCGCATGATGCTGGAATAACTTCTGCCCTGCGCGGCAGCAGGCAAAACCCCCATGGGCCGCCTTCACAGGCGGCCCGTTTTTTTAAGCCGCCCCCTGCGGCGGGCGGCGCTGCAGAAAAGAAGGTGCATGAATAAATGGCGCACAGATTATTTTGCGAGCGTGGGCCGGTCTGTTACCATATCTCGTTGTTCAAGGAATATCTTCTGCGGGATCTGAAGACCCTGCTGGGGGGCGGGCGTTATGCCCATCTCCGCAGCTTCGAGCCCCTGCCCTGCCTGGTCAAGGGGCACGTGTCGGTGCTCCTGCGCCGGCTCGAGGGGGTCCCCATGGAACTGCAGCAGGGCAAGGTGATCAACCTGCGCCTGGCCTCTGCGCGCCTGAACGGCATCGTGATCCGGCCCGGCGAGACCTTTTCCTTTTGGCGCCTGGTCGGCCGCCCCACCCGGCGGGCCGGGTATACAGACGGCCTTGTGATCTCCGGCAGCCGGTTTGCCGCGGGGCTTGGGGGCGGGCTGTGCCAGCTTGCCAACATGGCCCACTGGCTGGTGTTGAACAGCCCCCTCACCGTCACCGAGCTGCATCACCATTCCGACGCCCTTTTCCCGGACGAGCGCCGCACAGTGCCCTTCGGCACCGGAACCTCCGTCTTTTATAAAAATGTGGACTACCAGTTCAAAAACACCACCGGCCAGCCGGTGCAGCTCCTGTTTTGGCTCACCGATCAGGAGCTGTGCGGCGAGCTGCGCAGCCTGCACCCCTTTCCTATGCGCTACCGTCTCACCGAAGAGGGCCATCACTTTGTGCAGGAGGGCGGGGCCTACTACCGGGTCAGCCGGGTGTACCGGCTGGTGATCGACCGCGCCACGGGCAGGCAGATGGGAAAGGAGCTCCTTCTCAACAACCATTCCCGGGTTATGTACGACCCGTCCCTTATCCCCCCGCAGCAGCTTATTTCAAAGGAGGCCGCTGAAGATGCTTCTGGAAGCGATCCGGCGCAGCGCGCTGCGCCAGGGCGATAAGCCCGCCTACCGCTGCGGCACAGCCAGGCTGAGCTACCGGCAGCTCTGGAGCGGGGCGCTCCGTTTGGCCGCCGCCCTGAAAGCCCAGGGCGCGGGGCCGGTGCTGGTCTGGGGGCACAAGGAGCCTGCGGTGCCCCTCTCCTTCCTGGCCTGCCTGCTGGCGGGCCGCCCCTACGTGCCCTGCGATGTTTCCTGCCCGCCTGCCAGGGCGCAAAGCATCTGCCGCGAGTCGGGTGCCTCCCTTGTGCTCGCCTGCGCGCCGCTGCCGCCTTTCGGGGATACGCCGGTGATCACGCCCCCCGCGCCGGCCGTTCTCTGTGCCCCTGGGCCGCTGCCCGCGTGGGAGCCGCCCTCTTCGGGGGACGCGTACATTTTGTTCACCTCCGGCAGTTCCGGGCAGCCCAAAGGGGTGCGGGTAACACTGGCGAATCTCGAGCACTTCACCGCCTGGTTTTTGTCCCTGCCTGCCATGGCCGAAACTGCAGGCGGCGTCTGCGTGAACCAGGCGCTCTATTCCTTTGATCTCTCGGTGGCCGACCTCTACCCCACCTGGGTGGCCGGCGGCACGCTCTTCGCCCTGGACACAGCCTGCCAGCAGGATCTCACTGCCCTCTACTCAGCGCTGGCCGAAAGCGGCGGCACACGGCGCACCTGCACCCCCTCTTTTATCCGGCTGTGCCTGCGGGACCCCCGTTTCTGCCCGCAGCTGATGCCCCGGCTGCGCGCTGTCTTTTTTTGCGGGGACGTTCTGCCGCCCCGGGCGGCGGCGGCCCTGCACCAGCGCTTTCCCGGCGCCCGGCTGGTGAACGCTTACGGCCCCACCGAGGCCACCTGTGCCGTGTGCGCGGTGGAACTGGCTTTCCCCCTGCCCCCTGGCCCCTGCCCGGTGGGCCGGGCGGCCGGCGCTGCGGTGCGGCTTTGCATTCTGGATGAGGCCGGCCGCCCCCTGCCCGCGGGCCGGCCCGGCGAGATCTGCCTTGTGGGGCCCAGTGTGGCGGCGGGATACCTGGGCGGCGCGCCGGGCGGGTTTTGCACGCTGCAGGGCAGCGCCGCCTACCGCACCGGGGATCAAGGCTTTTTAAAAGACGGCCTTTTGTGGTTTTCAGGCCGCAGAGACCGCCAGGTGAAATACAAGGGCTACCGGGTGGAGCCCGCCGAGCTGGAAGCCGCCCTGCTGGCGCTTTCGGGCGTGCGCCACGCGGCGGTTCTGGCGCTGCCGGGGCCGGGCGCCTCGGTGGCCGGGCTCGCGGCATTTGTCGAGTGGGCGGGCCGCCCCCTCGCCCCCGCCGCGCTTCGGGAGCAGCTGGCCCGCACCCTGCCCGCCTACCTTTTACCGCGCCGGTGCGTTTCCCTGGCCGCCATGCCCTTTACCCCCGCCGGAAAACCCGACCTGCGCGCTTTAAAGGAGTTTTTATAATATGGAACAGCTCATTTTAACCCTGTTGGCCGAGGCCTGCGGCTCCGCCGCCGCGGCCCGGCCGGGCACAGACCTGTTTGAAACCGGCCTGCTGGACAGCCTGGCCTTCATCACCCTGCTGGAGGGCCTGGAAGATCTGGGCATCACACTGCAGCCAACACAGATCGACCGGGCTTGTTTTCGCACGCCGGAGGGCATTCTCGCCCTGGCCCGCGGCGCCGCAGGCAGTCGGTGGTATTGAACCTTCTCCCCGGCAGCCGCTCTGCCCGGCCCCCATCCGCCGGCCTTTTGTTCTAAAAACACATTTTTCTCAAAACAAAAGAGGGCGGGCAAGCCGTACAAAGGCTTGCCCGCCCTCTTTTGTTGCAGGCGCCGCTTCATGGGTGTTTCTCTGCAGGGTTTACATGAACCATACAATGCTTGACCTTGGCAAAATCCCGTTCCACCGCATCATGCACCTGCTCGGCGATCTCGTGGGCCCGCAGCAGCGGCAGATCCGGATCGGTCGCAATTTCCAGCTCCACGTAAAATTTGTCCCCAAACAGGCGGGTGGTCAGGCGGTCCACCCCCAGCACCTGTTCGTTGGCAAGCACGGTCTCGCGCAGGGCCTGCAAGGTCGCGTCGTCGCAGGAGCGATCGGTCATCTTGGAAACGGCGTCCCGAAAAATGTCCACCGCCGCCTTCACAACAAAAACACAGATCACCACGCTGGCGATGGGGTCCAGAATGGGCAGCCCCATCCGGGCGCCCAATATTCCAATAAAGCTGCCCACGGAAGAAAGGGCGTCCGAGCGGTGGTGCCATGCATCGGCCATCAGCGCGCCGGAGCCTGTTTTCTTGGCGGCGGCGCGGGTATACCAATACATGGCCTCCTTCACAAGGATGGAAACAAGGGCGGCCGCAAGCGCCAGCCCGCCGGGCGCCGCAAGCCCGGCGCCGCCGGTGCTGATCTTTTCGACCCCCGCCCAGCCAATGCCCAGGCCGGTAAGCCCCAACATAACCGCCAGAAGGATCGCCGCCACACACTCCAGCCGTTCATGCCCGTAGGGGTGTTCCTTGTCGGACGCCTTGTTGGCAAGCTTCACGCCCACCATCACAACAAGGGTGGTCATCACATCGGATGCCGAGTGAACGGCGTCCGAAACCATGGCCCCGGAGTGGGCAAGCAGCCCCGCCGCCAGTTTAAAGGCGCTCAGCCCAATGTTTTCCACAATGGTGAGCGCGGATACCCGCATTGCCACTTGTTCGTTGGTACGCTGTTCCATAATCGTTACCTCCTCTGGTTTGAGATAGCTCTATGTCACTCCATGCCAGCGCGTGTGCCCCAGGCAAACGCAAAAAGCCTCCTCCGCTCCGCCGCAGCTGCTCCGGGGAGCCGGGCGCTTTGCGTGCAAAGCAATAAAAAGCGCACCTGCAGGACACATACTGTCCCGCAGATGCGCACATCCGCTGCCAAAACGGCCCGGCCCCACAGGCCTCAAACACAAGGCCCATCGCCTGCTCAGTTTGTACCGCCATGATCTGCCCCCTCAAGGGGTGCAATGCAGTGCAAAGAGATATCCATATAGTAGCATATGCGGTGCAGGCCGTCAAGGTTCCCTTTCGCAGCGCGATGGCGCCCGGCACCGCCACCCAAAACAAATAGATCATGCGCGCTCCCCCTGCCGTTCTTTTTGCACCAGTGTACCACAATTCAGCAAAAGGCACGGGAAAGCGCCTGCTTTCCCGTGCCTTTTCTTTTGATTGGTTCCGCGCGGTTTTCTTTCTGCCCCCGCACGTTTTTTCTTTTTCGTTCTTTTACATGCTGGTAAGGCCCACGCTGATCTCCAGCGCCTGGTCCACCCGGTGCTGGTCCTCGCGGGAAAGCTGCCCTGCCTTTTCCCGCAGGCGGCGCTTGTCCAGGGTGCGGATCTGTTCCAGCAGCACGATGCTGTCCCGCGTCAGGCCGCAGGTCTGGGCCGGCAGCCCAATGTGGGTGGGCAGGTGGGTCTTGTCCTGCTTCGAGGTAATGGCCGCCGCGATCACCGTGGGGCTGTGCCGGTTGCCCACGTCGTTCTGCAAAATCAGCACCGGCCGCACCCCGCCCTGCTCCGAGCCCACCACCGGGCTCAAATCCGCGTAAAACACTTCGCCTCTATGAACTTCCATGTAACTCTACCCTCCAGAGCTTGCGCCTCACAAAGGCGCAGGTTTTTGCTTGCAAGGGTAGTATGTGCGAAGTTCAGCCCGCTTAAACGCGGGCGCGGGGATGTGCCGTGTTTCGATGCTTTTTGCTCCCGCTCACAGTCGGCGCCCTTGGGGTGCCGCAAAAAAGCTCCGGCCCCGCCAGCCGGCGCGCAGCGCAGGTTATGTTTGGCTGCCTGCCGAAGTCTCGGCCACCGCAAAGGCCAGGGCAAGGCCCCCCTCGTGGGCAAGCGAAAGCCGCACCTCGGCGCCGCGCTCCGCCGCCCAGGCCGCGGCGCCTCCCGAAAGCAGGTAGTAGGGCGCGCCCCCCTCCCCGCGCAAGATCTGGATCTCGGCCAGGGCAAAGCCCCCCAGGCCCTTGCCCGCCGCCTTTAAAAAGGCCTCCTTCGCGGCAAAATTCGCCGCCGCGCTGGCGGCGCGCCGCGCCTTGGGCCGGGCCTCCAAAAAAGCCCGTTCGGCGTGGCCGAACACCCGCCGCCAAAACGCCTGGCTTTCCAGGCTTTTTTCCATCCGCCTGATCTCCACCAGGTCCGTCCCCACGCCGATCACCAATTCCGCCGCCCCCTTTTAAAATCACGTCTTCTATATGTTACAACATTTTTTCCCCGCTTGCAAACCGCAAAAAAGTGTGCTATCATGACCTTATTCAAAACGCTTTGACGAAGGAAAGTAACCGCGCATCCTCCGGCGCAGAGAGGGGCCCCCCGGCTGCAAGGGCCCCGCGGCAGGCGCGCGTGCGAAGTTCCCTTCCGAGCGGCCCCGCTGAACGCTCCAGTAGGCGGGGACGGCTTTCCCCCGTTAGCGGGAGCTTGAGTGTTTGCTCAAAGAGCAAAAATCTGGGTGGTACCGCGGAGTTTTAACAGCTTCGTCCCTGTGAATACACGGGGGCGGGGCTTTTTTGTTTGCTCCCGGCAAAAAAAGGAGAGGAAAACATGAAAGAGGCATTGGAACAGATCCGCCGCACGGCGGACGAGCTCATCGCCGCCGCGGCCGACGAAAAGGCCGTGGACGAATTGCGGGTGCGCTTTCTTGGCAAAAAAGGCGAGCTCACTGGCATTTTAAAGCAGATGGGCAGGCTTTCCGCCGAGGAGCGTCCGGTCATCGGCGCTCTGGCGAACGAGGTGCGCGAGGGCATCGACGCCCACATCCGCGCCCGCATGAAAGAGCTGGCCGAGGCCGCGCTCACCGCGCGCCTTGCCGCCGAGACCATCGACGTTACCCTGCCCGGCACCCAGCCCGTGCAGGGGGGCCTGCACCCGTTCCATCTGGTGCTGAGCGAACTCAAGGATATCTTCCTGGGCATGGGCTTCGATGTGGTCGAAGGCCCCGAGGTCGAGCTGGACCACTACAACTTCGAGATGCTCAACATGCCCAAAAGCCACCCGGCGCGCGACACGCAGGATACCTTCTACATCACTGAAAACATCCTGCTTCGCACCCAGACCAGCCCCATGCAGATCCGCACCATGGAGCAGAAAAAGGCCCCCATCCGCATCATCGCGCCGGGCCGGGTCTACCGCTCCGACGCCGTCGACGCCACCCATTCGCCCCTGTTCCACCAGATCGAGGGCCTGGTGGTGGACGAGGGCATCACCTTCACCGACCTGAAGGGCACCCTGGAGGTGTTCATCCAAAAGCTGTACGGGCCTGAGACCCGGGTGCGCTTCCGGCCCCATCACTTCCCTTATACTGAGCCCAGCGCCGAGATGGACATGAGCTGCTTTAAGTGCGGCGGCAAGGGCTGCCCGCTGTGCAAAGGCGAGGGCTGGATCGAGATCCTGGGCTGCGGCATGGTGCACCCCAAGGTGCTGGAAAACTGCGGCATCGACCCCGAGAGATACAGCGGCTACGCCTTCGGCGTGGGGCTCGAGCGCATCACCATGATGCGCTACGGCATCGACGACATGCGCCTTCTGTACGAAAACGACCTGCGCTTTTTGAAGCAGTTCAACTGAACAAGGGAGGGACAAAACAATGAAAATGCCATTGGGGTGGGCGAAGGAATTCGCCGATATTACCTGTACCCCCCAGGAATACGCCGACCGCATGACCATGAGCGGCAGCAAGGTGGAATGCTTTGAAAGCGAGGCCGACTCCATCAGCAACGTGGTGGTGGGCCGGATCCTGGAGATCGTGCCCCACCCGGATTCCGACCACATGGTGGTCTGCCAGGTGGAGGTGGGCGCCGAACGCCCGGTGCAGATCGTCACCGGCGCGAACAATCTTAAGGTGGGCGACCTTGTGCCCGCTGCCCTGCACAAATCCTGCCTGCCCGGCGGGGTCAAAATCACCAAAGGCAAGCTGCGCGGCGTCGAGAGCTGCGGCATGCTGTGCAGCCTGTCCGAGCTGGGCCTCACCACCCACGATTTCCCCCACGCCGTAGAAGACGGCATCCTGGTGCTGGACGAGGAGTGGGCGCCCGGTACCCCGGCTGTCCAGGCCCTGGGCCTGGACGACGTGACCGTTGAGTTCGAGATCACCCCCAACCGCCCGGACTGCCTGGCCGTGCGCGGCCTGGGCCGCGAAACAGCCGCCACCTTCGGCGTGCCGTTCAAGGATCACACCCCCGTGGTCCAGCCCGGCCACGGCGACGTGAACCGCCTTTTAACCGTGGATGTGGAAAACACCGACCTGTGCTACCGCTACTGCGGCGCCGTGGTGGAAAACGTGCGGGTGGGGCCCAGCCCCCGGTGGATGCGCCAGCGCCTTCGCAACTGCGGCGTGCGCCCCATCAACAACCTGGTCGACATCACCAACTACGTCATGCTGGAATACGGCCAGCCCATGCATTGCTTCGATTATCAGTACGTGAACGGCGGCCACATCCGGGTGCGCAGCGCCCGCGAGGGCGAGCGCATCGTCACGCTGGACGGTGCCGACCGCGCCCTCAGCCCTGAAATGCTCATCATTGCCGACGACGCGGGCCCCATCGGCGTGGCCGGCGTCATGGGCGGCGAGTACAGCGGCACCTACGGGCACACCACCTCGGTGGTGTTCGAGAGCGCCATGTTCAACGGCCCCAGCGTGCGCACCACCGCCAAAAAGCTGGGC
This window of the Oscillospiraceae bacterium genome carries:
- the spoVFB gene encoding dipicolinate synthase subunit B — translated: MEERTVVWALCGSFCTFEKVLPLIGRMAAGGTKILPLMSFNAAGLDTRFGRAADWKMRLYAATGSQPIETLQGAEPLGPQNMAGAMIIAPCTGATLAKLAHGISDTPVTLGAKSMLRAGKPVILAVSTNDGLAASFENLAILLNRKNYYLVPFAQDDYLKKPCSLQSDFELIGDTLECALRGRQIQPLLNL
- the dpaA gene encoding dipicolinate synthase subunit A; its protein translation is MGENTKKVFAVIGDDARQLAAADYLRAQGFEALGAEDVYKADYVLLPMPMSADRAGFARLLRAAKPGALAFGGKVSAQAKAAADAAHIGLEDYLEREELAQLNAIPTAEGCIALILQNRRRTIWRSPVLVLGYGRCAQSVARRLAALDAQVTVAARKHGQQAMAMSHGLAAVPLGELLAVLPGFDVVVNTIPAPVLGERELAAMPGGSLVVDLASLPGGTDFEAARELGVNAIHALSLPARCAPVTAGEFVARAVLAMLQERGEVF
- the murC gene encoding UDP-N-acetylmuramate--L-alanine ligase; translated protein: MIFEVKRMDFFGGFNPKLLDGVKRLHFIGIGGSGMYPLVQILHSKGYQITGSDVNEGTIIDAERALGIAVHMSHQAENVLGADMVIYSAAIHSDNPELQEADARGIPTLERSVLLGYVSRLYPRSVCVAGTHGKTTTTSMITSMLELAGRDPAAVIGGKLPLIGGYGKAGKGNCIVIEACEYAETFLKLTPDIAVLLNIDNDHLDYYGTMGQLKFAFKKFALMATHTIVANADDEGVIQIINSIDRNVRTFGIQKGADYQAVNIREYKPGFYEFDVTEWEMPYAHLRLGAPGYHNIYNALAMVSCSRLLGLTPGDAEAAAQDFKGAGRRFEILGEISGVTIADDYAHHPTEVAATLSTAKKLGFKRVWAVHQPFTYSRTKALLDEFALVLRAADKVVLTPIMGSREVDDGSVKTADLAAKVPGSVEVAGLREAAEYIKAHAEPGDFVITLGCGDVYKAARMMLE
- the dltA gene encoding D-alanine--poly(phosphoribitol) ligase subunit 1, which gives rise to MLLEAIRRSALRQGDKPAYRCGTARLSYRQLWSGALRLAAALKAQGAGPVLVWGHKEPAVPLSFLACLLAGRPYVPCDVSCPPARAQSICRESGASLVLACAPLPPFGDTPVITPPAPAVLCAPGPLPAWEPPSSGDAYILFTSGSSGQPKGVRVTLANLEHFTAWFLSLPAMAETAGGVCVNQALYSFDLSVADLYPTWVAGGTLFALDTACQQDLTALYSALAESGGTRRTCTPSFIRLCLRDPRFCPQLMPRLRAVFFCGDVLPPRAAAALHQRFPGARLVNAYGPTEATCAVCAVELAFPLPPGPCPVGRAAGAAVRLCILDEAGRPLPAGRPGEICLVGPSVAAGYLGGAPGGFCTLQGSAAYRTGDQGFLKDGLLWFSGRRDRQVKYKGYRVEPAELEAALLALSGVRHAAVLALPGPGASVAGLAAFVEWAGRPLAPAALREQLARTLPAYLLPRRCVSLAAMPFTPAGKPDLRALKEFL
- a CDS encoding cation diffusion facilitator transporter, translating into MEQRTNEQVAMRVSALTIVENIGLSAFKLAAGLLAHSGAMVSDAVHSASDVMTTLVVMVGVKLANKASDKEHPYGHERLECVAAILLAVMLGLTGLGIGWAGVEKISTGGAGLAAPGGLALAAALVSILVKEAMYWYTRAAAKKTGSGALMADAWHHRSDALSSVGSFIGILGARMGLPILDPIASVVICVFVVKAAVDIFRDAVSKMTDRSCDDATLQALRETVLANEQVLGVDRLTTRLFGDKFYVELEIATDPDLPLLRAHEIAEQVHDAVERDFAKVKHCMVHVNPAEKHP
- a CDS encoding mRNA interferase, yielding MEVHRGEVFYADLSPVVGSEQGGVRPVLILQNDVGNRHSPTVIAAAITSKQDKTHLPTHIGLPAQTCGLTRDSIVLLEQIRTLDKRRLREKAGQLSREDQHRVDQALEISVGLTSM
- the pheS gene encoding phenylalanine--tRNA ligase alpha subunit; protein product: MKEALEQIRRTADELIAAAADEKAVDELRVRFLGKKGELTGILKQMGRLSAEERPVIGALANEVREGIDAHIRARMKELAEAALTARLAAETIDVTLPGTQPVQGGLHPFHLVLSELKDIFLGMGFDVVEGPEVELDHYNFEMLNMPKSHPARDTQDTFYITENILLRTQTSPMQIRTMEQKKAPIRIIAPGRVYRSDAVDATHSPLFHQIEGLVVDEGITFTDLKGTLEVFIQKLYGPETRVRFRPHHFPYTEPSAEMDMSCFKCGGKGCPLCKGEGWIEILGCGMVHPKVLENCGIDPERYSGYAFGVGLERITMMRYGIDDMRLLYENDLRFLKQFN